From a single Salvelinus sp. IW2-2015 linkage group LG22, ASM291031v2, whole genome shotgun sequence genomic region:
- the LOC111949328 gene encoding histone H3.3A — MARTKQTARKSTGGKAPRKQLATKAARKSAPSTGGVKKPHRYRPGTVALREIRRYQKSTELLIRKLPFQRLVREIAQDFKTDLRFQSAAIGALQEASEAYLVGLFEDTNLCAIHAKRVTIMPKDIQLARRIRGERA; from the exons ATGGCCCGTACCAAGCAGACAGCCCGTAAATCTACTGGAGGCAAAGCCCCACGTAAGCAGCTGGCCACCAAAGCTGCCCGCAAGAGCGCCCCTTCTACTGGTGGGGTCAAGAAGCCCCATCGCtacag GCCTGGTACGGTGGCCCTGCGTGAGATCCGTCGTTACCAGAAGTCCACTGAGCTGCTGATCCGCAAGCTGCCCTTCCAGCGCTTGGTGAGAGAAATCGCTCAGGACTTCAAGACTGACCTGCGTTTCCAGAGTGCAGCCATTGGAGCCCTGCAG GAGGCCAGCGAGGCTTACCTGGTTGGTCTGTTTGAGGACACCAACCTGTGTGCTATCCATGCCAAGCGTGTCACCATCATGCCCAAAGACATCCAGCTGGCCCGTCGTATCCGTGGGGAGCGSGCTTAA